The Saccharopolyspora gloriosae genome has a segment encoding these proteins:
- a CDS encoding 5-dehydro-4-deoxyglucarate dehydratase: MTSTSTAQDVSRFAARLGERMDTGVLSFPLTSFTAAGELDLAGLRTYLEGQAEAEPAAFFVACGTGEFFSLTPEEYSSVVRTAVEVADGRIPVIAGVGYGWALARQFAERAVDAGAAAGLLMPHYLVKAPQDGLVEQVRRVAEHTSLPLIAYQRDYVRFSAESAALLAEIPTVIGIKDGHSDLDGLQRIKLSTPPDFLFFNGAATAEMQARAYSAIGISPYSSAVHAFAPEIAKAFFGALRADEQDRVDELLREFYFPLVELRDRKAGYAVSLVKAGARLRGLPVGPARAPLIDPSATDVAELDKLITTGLALVDQA, encoded by the coding sequence ATGACTTCGACTTCCACGGCGCAGGACGTCAGCCGATTCGCCGCCCGGCTCGGCGAACGGATGGACACCGGTGTGCTGTCCTTCCCGCTCACCTCGTTCACCGCAGCAGGTGAGCTCGACCTCGCCGGGCTGCGGACCTACCTGGAAGGCCAGGCCGAAGCCGAACCCGCGGCGTTCTTCGTCGCCTGCGGCACCGGCGAGTTCTTCTCGCTGACGCCCGAGGAGTACTCGTCCGTGGTGCGGACCGCCGTCGAGGTCGCGGACGGCCGGATTCCGGTGATCGCCGGCGTCGGCTACGGCTGGGCGCTGGCGCGCCAGTTCGCCGAACGCGCCGTGGACGCGGGCGCCGCCGCCGGTCTGCTGATGCCGCACTACCTGGTCAAAGCCCCGCAGGACGGGCTCGTCGAGCAGGTGCGCCGGGTCGCCGAGCACACCTCGCTGCCGCTGATCGCCTACCAGCGCGACTACGTCCGGTTCAGCGCGGAGAGCGCCGCGCTGCTCGCCGAGATCCCCACCGTCATCGGCATCAAGGACGGGCACAGCGACCTCGACGGACTGCAGCGCATCAAGCTGAGCACCCCGCCGGACTTCCTGTTCTTCAACGGAGCCGCCACCGCCGAAATGCAGGCCCGCGCCTACTCGGCGATCGGCATCAGCCCCTACTCCTCGGCGGTGCACGCGTTCGCCCCCGAGATCGCGAAGGCCTTCTTCGGCGCCCTGCGCGCCGATGAACAGGATCGGGTCGACGAGCTGCTGCGCGAGTTCTACTTCCCGCTGGTCGAACTCCGGGACCGCAAGGCCGGGTACGCGGTGTCGCTGGTGAAGGCCGGCGCGCGGCTGCGCGGTCTGCCGGTCGGCCCGGCCCGGGCGCCGCTGATCGATCCCTCCGCCACCGACGTCGCCGAGCTCGACAAGCTGATCACGACGGGCCTGGCGCTCGTCGACCAGGCCTGA
- a CDS encoding M15 family metallopeptidase, with the protein MRKSHAVLMACVLAATTAQCGDPQPPASVPAPAFTSSVHGVDAAQLGPSWRPECPVAPEQLRLLRLRHVGMDGREHTGRLIVHEDRVAQTVAAFARLYELRFPIARMHPAGAYPEASDELSMRENNTSAFSCRGINGSDSWSYHAYGRAVDINPLINPYISADGELQPATAGPYLDRSRRDPGMLHDGDAAVRVFTEAGWTWGGGWRDPHDYQHFELP; encoded by the coding sequence ATGAGGAAATCCCACGCCGTGCTCATGGCCTGCGTGCTCGCCGCAACGACCGCGCAGTGCGGCGACCCGCAGCCACCGGCGAGTGTTCCCGCACCGGCGTTCACTTCCAGTGTGCACGGTGTCGACGCCGCGCAGCTCGGACCTAGCTGGCGCCCCGAATGCCCCGTCGCCCCGGAACAACTGCGCCTGCTGCGGCTTCGGCACGTCGGGATGGACGGCCGGGAGCACACCGGGCGGCTCATCGTGCACGAGGACCGGGTGGCGCAGACCGTCGCCGCGTTCGCCCGGCTCTACGAGCTGCGGTTCCCCATCGCAAGGATGCACCCGGCCGGGGCATACCCCGAGGCGTCGGACGAACTGTCGATGCGCGAGAACAACACCTCCGCGTTCAGCTGCCGCGGGATCAACGGCAGCGACAGCTGGTCGTACCACGCTTACGGGCGGGCCGTTGACATCAATCCGCTCATCAACCCGTACATCAGCGCGGACGGTGAACTCCAGCCCGCCACGGCAGGCCCCTATCTGGACCGCTCCCGGCGAGATCCGGGGATGCTGCACGATGGAGACGCCGCCGTGCGGGTGTTCACCGAGGCGGGCTGGACGTGGGGCGGCGGCTGGCGGGATCCCCATGACTACCAGCACTTCGAGCTTCCGTGA
- a CDS encoding glucarate dehydratase family protein — MSESIRIAEVRVTPILISDPPLLNVQGVHQPYTPRTIIEVVTENGVSGIGETYGDTDYLKIAQAFGPKLIGQPLTARNDLFARVTAAAAEVDIAQIDNTVVAEGLRGARTEVKLVHSVVSGFEVALLDALGRETGLPVHALLGGKVRDRVEYSGYLFYRWAEHPVAGEPEDDWGAALDPAGVVEQARQFADRYGFKSFKLKGGAFEPKQEVAAIHALHEAFPDAPLRLDPNGAWSVQTSLEVAAALEGVAEYLEDPTAGTEQMAQVAAKTSLPLATNMCVTAIDEVPAAFTSDAVQVVLSDHHYWGGLRATQDLAAVCRTYGKQLSMHSNTHLGISLAAMTHVAATIPELYYACDTHRPWQTEDVITVPHTFTDGAVEVTDAPGLGIELDRESLAKLHRRWLDSDVRDRDDAAAMRRVHPEWTAPAFPVW, encoded by the coding sequence ATGTCCGAGAGCATCCGCATCGCCGAGGTCCGTGTCACCCCGATCCTGATCAGCGACCCGCCGCTGCTGAACGTGCAGGGCGTGCACCAGCCCTACACGCCGCGCACGATCATCGAGGTCGTCACCGAGAACGGGGTGAGCGGCATCGGCGAGACCTACGGCGACACCGACTACCTGAAGATCGCGCAGGCGTTCGGCCCGAAACTCATCGGGCAGCCGCTGACCGCCCGCAACGACCTGTTCGCCAGGGTCACCGCCGCGGCCGCCGAAGTCGACATCGCGCAGATCGACAACACCGTGGTCGCCGAAGGCCTCCGCGGTGCCCGCACCGAGGTGAAACTGGTGCACAGCGTCGTGTCCGGATTCGAGGTGGCGCTGCTCGACGCGCTGGGCCGCGAGACCGGGCTGCCGGTGCACGCGCTGCTCGGCGGCAAGGTCCGAGACCGCGTGGAGTACAGCGGCTACCTATTCTACCGCTGGGCCGAGCACCCCGTGGCGGGCGAACCCGAGGACGACTGGGGTGCGGCGCTGGACCCGGCGGGCGTCGTCGAGCAGGCGCGGCAGTTCGCCGACCGCTACGGATTCAAGTCCTTCAAGCTCAAGGGCGGCGCCTTCGAACCGAAGCAGGAAGTCGCGGCGATCCACGCCCTGCACGAGGCGTTCCCGGACGCGCCGCTGCGGCTGGATCCGAACGGCGCCTGGTCGGTTCAGACGAGCCTGGAGGTCGCCGCGGCGCTGGAGGGCGTCGCCGAATACCTGGAGGACCCCACTGCGGGCACCGAGCAGATGGCCCAGGTCGCCGCGAAGACCAGCCTGCCACTGGCCACCAACATGTGCGTGACCGCGATCGACGAGGTTCCGGCCGCGTTCACCAGCGACGCCGTGCAGGTCGTGCTCTCCGACCACCACTACTGGGGCGGACTGCGCGCGACTCAGGACCTGGCCGCGGTCTGCCGCACCTACGGCAAGCAGCTGTCGATGCACTCCAACACGCACCTGGGCATCAGCCTGGCCGCGATGACCCACGTGGCGGCCACCATCCCCGAGCTGTACTACGCGTGCGACACGCACCGGCCGTGGCAGACCGAGGACGTCATCACGGTGCCGCACACCTTCACCGACGGCGCCGTGGAAGTCACCGACGCGCCCGGGTTGGGCATCGAACTGGACCGGGAGTCGCTGGCGAAGCTGCACCGGCGTTGGCTCGACAGCGACGTCCGGGACCGCGACGACGCCGCCGCGATGCGCCGCGTGCACCCGGAGTGGACCGCCCCGGCCTTCCCCGTCTGGTGA
- a CDS encoding AAA family ATPase — translation MATVRRIVVTGGPGSGKTTLLDRLGAAGHERSEEAGRGIIRDQLAVGGAALPWADPALFAELMLCWELRNYRTAINGTVFFDRGLPDIVGYLRVEGLPVPAHMRTAARDFRYARRVFIAPPWPEIYRTDAERAQTPELARRTFEAMSETYADYGYELVELPKAPVHDRVRFLLNAIEER, via the coding sequence GTGGCGACAGTGCGGCGGATCGTCGTGACAGGCGGGCCGGGTTCCGGCAAGACCACCTTGCTCGACCGGCTCGGTGCCGCCGGGCACGAGCGGTCTGAGGAAGCCGGGCGCGGCATCATCCGCGATCAGCTCGCCGTCGGAGGCGCGGCGCTGCCCTGGGCCGATCCGGCGCTGTTCGCGGAACTGATGCTGTGCTGGGAACTGCGCAACTACCGCACAGCCATCAACGGCACCGTGTTCTTCGACCGCGGACTGCCCGACATCGTCGGCTACCTGCGCGTCGAAGGCCTGCCCGTGCCCGCGCACATGCGCACCGCCGCGCGAGATTTCCGCTATGCGCGGCGGGTTTTCATCGCCCCGCCATGGCCGGAGATCTACCGCACCGACGCGGAACGCGCGCAGACACCGGAGCTGGCCCGGCGGACTTTCGAGGCGATGTCGGAGACCTACGCCGACTACGGCTACGAGCTGGTCGAACTGCCGAAGGCACCCGTCCACGACCGCGTCCGCTTCCTGCTGAACGCCATCGAGGAACGCTGA
- a CDS encoding RNA polymerase sigma factor: MTPFERIVTEHGPVVLRVCRAVVGPVDAEDAWSETFLSALQAYPRLDPTANVQAWLVTIAHRKAVDITRARARRPVSVEQVPERPAVDGVPREPDPVWAALRELPDKQRQAVAYHHIAGLPYREIAEIIGGSTDAARRAAADGIARLRATIGTEEAMP; encoded by the coding sequence ATGACCCCGTTCGAGCGAATCGTGACCGAGCACGGGCCGGTCGTGCTGCGGGTGTGCCGCGCCGTGGTGGGTCCGGTGGACGCCGAGGACGCCTGGTCCGAGACGTTCCTGTCCGCGCTGCAGGCGTATCCGCGACTCGATCCGACGGCCAACGTGCAGGCATGGCTGGTCACCATCGCGCACCGCAAGGCCGTCGACATCACCCGCGCGCGAGCGCGTCGCCCGGTGAGCGTCGAACAGGTCCCGGAACGGCCCGCCGTGGACGGGGTTCCGCGCGAGCCCGACCCGGTGTGGGCGGCACTGCGGGAACTGCCCGACAAGCAGCGCCAAGCGGTCGCTTACCACCACATCGCGGGCCTGCCCTACCGGGAGATCGCCGAGATCATCGGCGGGAGCACCGACGCGGCCCGGCGAGCCGCGGCCGACGGCATCGCCCGGCTGCGCGCCACCATCGGCACCGAGGAGGCAATGCCATGA
- a CDS encoding DJ-1/PfpI family protein produces the protein MHAQFVLFDGFDPLDAIGPYETLLAGGGATGGLLTGEFATAESPREVSSGVGGVTLRATATVDADRADLIIVPGAAPGDGSGGMVEAINERLAAAARSELGGRLEEAMLRPGTTVATVCGGSVVFGMAGLLVGRNATTNRMGLADFAATGAHVIDARVVDDGDLITAGGVSSGIDLALHLLERELGPLVARAVEDLFDHERRGTAWRHHGPVPTWS, from the coding sequence ATGCACGCGCAGTTCGTTCTGTTCGACGGGTTCGACCCGCTCGACGCCATCGGCCCGTACGAGACGCTGCTCGCCGGCGGCGGCGCCACCGGCGGCCTGCTCACCGGCGAGTTCGCCACCGCCGAAAGCCCCCGCGAGGTCAGCTCCGGCGTCGGCGGCGTCACCCTGCGAGCGACGGCGACCGTGGACGCGGACCGGGCCGACCTGATCATCGTGCCCGGCGCCGCTCCGGGCGACGGCTCCGGCGGCATGGTCGAAGCGATCAACGAGCGGCTGGCGGCGGCCGCTCGCTCGGAACTGGGCGGCCGGCTCGAAGAGGCGATGCTGCGCCCGGGGACGACGGTCGCCACGGTGTGCGGCGGCTCGGTCGTGTTCGGCATGGCCGGGCTGCTCGTCGGCCGCAACGCCACCACGAACCGGATGGGGTTGGCGGACTTCGCCGCGACCGGCGCCCACGTGATCGACGCCCGCGTCGTCGACGACGGCGACCTGATCACCGCTGGCGGGGTCAGCTCCGGAATCGACCTGGCCCTCCACCTGCTGGAGCGGGAACTCGGCCCACTGGTGGCGCGAGCAGTGGAGGACCTCTTCGACCACGAACGCCGCGGCACCGCCTGGCGCCACCACGGCCCGGTACCGACCTGGTCGTAA
- a CDS encoding MFS transporter: MTTVPPASTVDDPALSSAVGKFFRRMIPLVVLMLIINQMDRTNIGFVRNDLEADLGIGAAAYGLGAGLFFVAYAIFEMPSNMLMERFGARVWLTRIMISWGLVVFAMAFITDTTTFYVMRLLLGVAEAGFFPGVMYYFTRWLPDRYRGRAVAIFLGGSAGAYVVTGPVSGALLELDGLAGLAGWKWMFLSQGVLSVLIGIGAAFFLVSRIGDAKWLTAEEKAALREAVAADDAQRADAGERISKLRLLVNPRVLLLCFIFFAISLTGYTITFWLPSLVDGINGLPDFGVGLVTAIPWACAIAAMYLMGRFTDRTGARRPYVTAALVVAAIGTFLTTLGGPWFGVLAMCVAAVGFKCSASIFWPIAQQGLDGKIVAPGIALVNSLGNLGGFVAPTVIGFLEESTGSTAVGLYGLSVASLLAAGLATLIGRRRQAPAPV, translated from the coding sequence ATGACGACGGTGCCGCCTGCGTCCACAGTGGACGATCCCGCGCTGAGCAGCGCGGTCGGCAAGTTCTTCCGACGCATGATTCCGCTCGTGGTGCTCATGCTGATCATCAACCAGATGGACCGCACGAACATCGGGTTCGTGCGCAACGACCTGGAAGCGGATCTGGGCATCGGCGCCGCGGCTTACGGGCTCGGCGCGGGCCTGTTCTTCGTCGCCTACGCCATCTTCGAAATGCCGAGCAACATGCTCATGGAGCGCTTCGGCGCCCGGGTCTGGCTGACCCGCATCATGATCAGCTGGGGTCTGGTGGTGTTCGCGATGGCGTTCATCACCGACACCACCACGTTCTACGTGATGCGGCTCCTGCTGGGTGTGGCGGAGGCGGGCTTCTTCCCCGGCGTCATGTACTACTTCACCCGCTGGCTGCCGGACCGGTATCGAGGCCGGGCCGTCGCGATCTTCCTGGGCGGCTCGGCCGGGGCCTACGTGGTGACCGGTCCGGTCAGCGGCGCGCTGCTGGAGCTGGACGGTCTCGCCGGGCTGGCGGGCTGGAAGTGGATGTTCCTGTCGCAGGGCGTGTTATCGGTCCTGATCGGCATCGGCGCCGCGTTCTTCCTGGTGTCCCGCATCGGCGACGCGAAATGGCTCACCGCCGAGGAGAAGGCGGCGCTGCGCGAAGCGGTCGCCGCCGACGACGCGCAACGGGCGGACGCGGGCGAGCGGATCTCGAAGCTGCGGTTGCTCGTGAATCCGCGGGTTCTGCTGCTGTGCTTCATCTTCTTCGCCATCTCGCTGACCGGGTACACGATCACGTTCTGGCTGCCGAGCCTGGTCGACGGCATCAACGGGCTGCCGGACTTCGGCGTCGGGCTCGTCACGGCGATCCCGTGGGCGTGCGCGATCGCGGCGATGTACCTGATGGGCCGGTTCACCGACCGCACCGGTGCTCGGCGCCCGTACGTCACCGCGGCGCTGGTGGTGGCCGCGATCGGCACGTTCCTCACGACGCTGGGCGGTCCGTGGTTCGGGGTGCTGGCGATGTGCGTGGCCGCGGTCGGGTTCAAGTGCTCGGCGTCGATCTTCTGGCCGATCGCCCAGCAGGGGCTCGACGGGAAGATCGTGGCTCCGGGCATCGCCCTGGTGAACTCGCTGGGCAACCTGGGCGGGTTCGTCGCACCCACGGTGATCGGGTTCTTGGAGGAGTCGACGGGATCCACCGCGGTCGGCCTGTACGGGCTGTCGGTGGCCTCGCTGCTCGCGGCGGGCCTGGCCACGCTGATCGGCCGCAGACGCCAGGCGCCCGCGCCCGTTTGA
- a CDS encoding DUF2277 domain-containing protein, translated as MCRSIKTLRPPYAEQVTDGDVRAAAVQYVRKISGFRQPAAHNAAAFDRAVDTIAQATAELLDSLEVRGSRS; from the coding sequence ATGTGCCGAAGCATCAAGACCCTCCGCCCGCCCTACGCCGAGCAGGTCACCGACGGTGATGTGCGGGCGGCGGCGGTGCAGTACGTCCGCAAGATCTCCGGGTTCCGGCAGCCCGCCGCGCACAACGCGGCGGCGTTCGACCGCGCGGTGGACACCATCGCGCAGGCCACCGCGGAACTGCTCGACTCCCTGGAGGTTCGCGGCTCCCGGAGCTGA
- a CDS encoding class I SAM-dependent methyltransferase yields the protein MERARANAAEHGVSVRFDIADALRLPGEPRFDTVIDSALFHVFGPQDRVAYARSLHRVSNPGAVVHVLALADVEESIGPTVSRDDFGAAFADGWDLEEVGRTHYRGIASDDNARRLGVEDGAVVDSAAWLARIRRR from the coding sequence GTGGAACGAGCTCGCGCGAACGCGGCTGAACACGGCGTCAGCGTCCGGTTCGACATCGCGGACGCGTTGCGGCTGCCTGGAGAACCGCGGTTCGACACCGTCATCGACAGCGCGCTGTTCCACGTCTTCGGCCCGCAGGACCGCGTCGCCTACGCGCGGTCGCTGCACCGGGTGAGCAATCCCGGTGCCGTGGTGCACGTCCTCGCGCTGGCCGACGTCGAGGAGAGCATCGGGCCGACGGTGAGCAGAGACGATTTCGGCGCCGCGTTCGCCGACGGCTGGGACCTGGAAGAGGTCGGCCGGACGCACTACCGCGGCATCGCCTCCGACGACAACGCGCGACGGCTGGGCGTCGAGGACGGCGCCGTCGTCGACTCCGCCGCCTGGCTTGCGCGCATCCGCCGCCGCTGA
- a CDS encoding helix-turn-helix domain-containing protein, producing the protein MDQQWYSVEQVADLLGLHVKTVRGYVRDERLNAVRVGKQYRISREDLAQFTGERAAPATAARHVETSSFVQIDAIDRAAMDRLTSAVLGSLRGEPGEAPLRVDTTYDEDRGSLKFIVIGSPTRTAELLKLIDVLLEQV; encoded by the coding sequence ATGGATCAGCAGTGGTATTCCGTCGAGCAGGTGGCCGATCTGCTCGGGCTGCACGTCAAGACCGTGCGCGGCTATGTGCGCGACGAGCGCCTGAACGCGGTCCGCGTGGGCAAGCAGTACCGGATCTCGCGCGAGGACCTGGCGCAGTTCACCGGTGAGCGCGCCGCTCCGGCGACCGCGGCCCGGCACGTCGAGACCTCCAGCTTCGTGCAGATCGACGCGATCGACCGCGCGGCGATGGACCGGCTGACCTCCGCGGTGCTGGGCTCGCTGCGCGGCGAACCCGGGGAAGCGCCGCTGCGCGTCGACACCACCTACGACGAAGACCGCGGCAGCCTCAAGTTCATCGTGATCGGCTCCCCCACCCGCACCGCCGAGCTGCTCAAACTCATCGACGTGCTCCTGGAGCAGGTATGA
- a CDS encoding TetR/AcrR family transcriptional regulator, whose protein sequence is MTTAPPARAAKRGRPGYDLESLLAVAVQLFNERGYDGTSMEDLSRKLGISKSAIYHHVPSKQELLRLAVDRALDGLFATATAARARDARAVVRLEHLVRGSVLVLVDRLPFVTLLLRVRGNTKVERAALARRREFDQLITDLVAEAVEDGDLRPDFDAATVGRLLFGMVNSLVEWYRPRGGIGAKELADVVVAIAFDGLRTDRPA, encoded by the coding sequence ATGACGACGGCACCACCGGCACGCGCCGCGAAACGCGGCCGCCCCGGCTACGACCTGGAGTCCCTGCTGGCGGTGGCGGTGCAGCTGTTCAACGAACGCGGTTACGACGGGACCAGCATGGAGGACCTGTCCCGCAAGCTCGGCATCAGCAAGTCCGCCATCTACCACCACGTTCCGAGCAAGCAGGAACTGCTGCGGCTGGCCGTCGACCGAGCGTTGGACGGGTTGTTCGCCACCGCCACGGCCGCCCGCGCACGGGACGCGCGTGCCGTGGTGCGGCTGGAACACCTGGTGCGCGGCAGCGTGCTGGTGCTCGTGGACCGGTTGCCGTTCGTGACGCTGCTGCTGCGGGTGCGGGGCAACACGAAGGTGGAGCGGGCCGCGCTGGCTCGGCGCCGGGAATTCGACCAGCTCATCACCGACCTCGTGGCCGAAGCGGTCGAGGACGGCGATCTGCGGCCGGACTTCGACGCCGCCACCGTCGGACGATTGCTGTTCGGCATGGTGAATTCGCTGGTCGAGTGGTACCGGCCGCGTGGCGGCATCGGTGCGAAGGAACTCGCGGACGTCGTCGTGGCGATCGCGTTCGACGGGCTCCGGACGGACCGCCCGGCCTGA
- a CDS encoding DinB family protein, translating to MATGAGERAELLGMLAVQRDALLITVRGLSDESAARRSTVSELTLGGLVKHVTAVERDWTRTLRGQLFRDDTTADDDRAGLRMQPGETLVELIDDYRLAARDTERAATELSSMDVMLCLPETPWFPPGTEWSARSVLVHLIRETAQHCGHADIIRESIDGASTTRQLGADLGIGS from the coding sequence ATGGCGACCGGTGCGGGCGAACGAGCGGAACTGCTGGGGATGCTGGCCGTGCAGCGCGACGCGCTGCTGATCACGGTCCGCGGGCTGAGCGACGAGAGCGCGGCCAGGCGCAGCACGGTCAGCGAGCTCACCCTCGGCGGCCTGGTCAAGCACGTCACCGCGGTCGAGCGGGACTGGACCCGCACCCTCCGGGGGCAGCTGTTCCGCGACGACACCACGGCGGACGACGACCGGGCCGGCCTGCGGATGCAGCCCGGCGAGACGCTCGTCGAGCTCATCGACGACTACCGGCTGGCCGCCCGCGACACCGAACGCGCCGCCACCGAACTGTCCTCAATGGACGTGATGCTCTGCTTACCCGAGACGCCCTGGTTCCCGCCGGGCACCGAGTGGTCCGCACGGTCCGTGCTGGTGCACCTGATCCGGGAGACGGCGCAACACTGCGGCCACGCCGACATCATCCGCGAGAGCATCGACGGCGCGAGCACGACGCGTCAACTCGGTGCGGACCTCGGCATCGGGTCGTGA
- a CDS encoding alpha/beta fold hydrolase has translation MTSIYTSEAGAERLSRLYREHLASWPVPSEHRHLPTSQGDTFVLSCGPEHAPPVVLLHGSSTNALNWFADAPEWSREFRLHAVDLIGEPGLSAPSRPPLTSDAHARWLDEVFDGLGLETVAVVAESLGGFLAVDHASRRPGRITRLALLCPGGLGRQRREMVLFAAALMVFGRGRAAMSWLCGTSDIPEYARTVSSHFRPRMEKLPRFDAAALRRLAMPLLVIVGDRDRMFDSAGTRRALERAVPHAVVRRLAHTGHFLPRQTGPIADFLRSREKTGNRGSVGIGDPKQIRRG, from the coding sequence ATGACCTCGATCTACACCTCCGAAGCGGGTGCCGAGCGACTGTCCCGGCTCTACCGCGAACACCTCGCTTCGTGGCCGGTTCCCAGCGAACATCGGCACCTGCCGACCTCCCAGGGGGACACGTTCGTGCTCAGCTGCGGACCCGAACACGCGCCCCCGGTGGTGCTGCTGCACGGTTCCTCCACGAACGCGCTGAACTGGTTCGCCGACGCGCCCGAGTGGTCCCGCGAATTCCGGCTGCACGCCGTCGACCTCATCGGCGAGCCCGGCCTGAGCGCGCCGTCCCGGCCGCCGCTGACCTCGGACGCGCACGCGCGCTGGCTGGACGAGGTGTTCGACGGGCTGGGCCTGGAAACCGTTGCGGTCGTGGCGGAATCATTGGGCGGTTTCCTCGCGGTGGACCACGCGAGCAGGCGGCCCGGCCGGATCACGCGGCTGGCGCTGCTGTGCCCCGGCGGGCTCGGCAGGCAGCGGCGGGAGATGGTGCTGTTCGCCGCGGCACTGATGGTTTTCGGACGCGGCCGTGCGGCGATGTCGTGGTTGTGCGGAACCTCGGACATCCCCGAGTACGCGCGGACCGTCTCGTCGCATTTCCGCCCGCGCATGGAGAAGCTGCCGCGGTTCGATGCCGCGGCGCTGCGGCGGCTGGCCATGCCGTTGCTGGTGATCGTGGGCGACCGGGACCGCATGTTCGACTCCGCCGGAACGCGGCGCGCTCTGGAGCGGGCGGTGCCGCACGCCGTCGTCCGGAGGCTGGCGCACACGGGTCATTTCCTGCCCCGGCAGACCGGCCCGATCGCCGATTTCCTGCGCTCGCGGGAGAAAACGGGAAACCGAGGGTCCGTCGGGATCGGCGATCCGAAACAGATTCGACGCGGCTAA
- a CDS encoding methylated-DNA--[protein]-cysteine S-methyltransferase, with amino-acid sequence MSTVHGVIKTPLGEVTLIAHDESLAAVHFAGGRHRREEFGERAEMPLFTEVERQFAEYFERRRTEFELPLAPRGEPFQLRVWELLKEIPYGETRTYGELARRLGDVNYSQAVGAANGQNPLSVIVPCHRVIGADGSLTGYAGGLDRKRYLLALEEPSAVEAGRLF; translated from the coding sequence ATGAGCACGGTGCACGGGGTGATCAAGACGCCGCTCGGCGAGGTGACGCTCATCGCCCACGACGAGAGCTTGGCGGCGGTGCACTTCGCCGGAGGACGGCATCGTCGTGAGGAATTCGGGGAGCGGGCGGAAATGCCGCTGTTCACCGAGGTCGAACGGCAGTTCGCCGAGTACTTCGAGCGGCGGCGCACCGAGTTCGAGCTGCCGCTCGCGCCGCGCGGTGAGCCGTTCCAGCTGCGGGTCTGGGAGCTGCTCAAGGAGATCCCGTACGGCGAGACCCGCACCTACGGGGAGCTGGCGCGGCGGCTCGGCGACGTGAACTACTCGCAGGCGGTGGGCGCCGCCAACGGGCAGAACCCGCTGTCGGTGATCGTGCCCTGCCACCGGGTCATCGGCGCCGACGGCAGCCTCACCGGCTACGCGGGCGGACTGGACCGCAAGCGCTACCTGCTGGCATTGGAGGAACCGTCCGCGGTGGAGGCGGGCAGGCTCTTCTGA
- a CDS encoding methylated-DNA--[protein]-cysteine S-methyltransferase produces the protein MTEARESTAPDEALERLHARLTVAAERDGLLDVAYRTVDTPVGSLLLAATEQGLVRVAFPGQDHEAVLTALAEQVSPRVLAAPARLDAVSTQLDEYFTGNRREFDVPLDFRLSKGFRRAVLAHLPRIAYGGTESYAQVAAAAGSPRAVRAVGTACATNPLPVVVPCHRVVRSDGSFGGYAGGPEAKRTLLTLESG, from the coding sequence ATGACGGAAGCGAGGGAATCGACCGCTCCGGACGAAGCGCTGGAACGGTTGCACGCGAGGCTGACGGTCGCCGCCGAACGGGACGGGCTGCTCGACGTCGCCTACCGCACGGTGGACACGCCGGTCGGCTCGTTGCTGCTGGCCGCGACCGAGCAGGGCCTGGTGCGGGTCGCGTTCCCCGGCCAGGACCACGAGGCGGTGCTCACCGCGTTGGCGGAGCAGGTCAGTCCACGCGTGCTGGCGGCACCGGCGCGACTGGACGCGGTGAGCACGCAACTCGACGAGTACTTCACCGGGAACAGGCGCGAGTTCGACGTGCCGCTGGACTTCCGGCTGTCGAAGGGGTTCCGGCGCGCGGTGCTGGCCCACCTGCCCCGGATCGCCTACGGCGGCACCGAGAGCTACGCGCAGGTGGCCGCTGCGGCGGGCAGCCCGCGCGCGGTCCGGGCCGTCGGCACCGCGTGCGCGACGAACCCGCTGCCCGTGGTCGTCCCGTGCCACCGGGTGGTGCGCTCCGACGGCTCGTTCGGCGGCTACGCCGGCGGACCTGAGGCCAAGCGAACCCTGCTCACCTTGGAATCCGGATGA